A genomic stretch from Anaerolinea thermophila UNI-1 includes:
- the larB gene encoding nickel pincer cofactor biosynthesis protein LarB yields the protein MQEEMLRELLQAVQRGEMDINDAMQRLRLLPFESVGGFAHLDQHRAIRCGFPEVVFGQGKTPEQVVQIVRRLAERNDRVLVTRVAAEMAQVVLEQIPEMAYHAVPRLLILNRSPDTPKRPGIVVATGGTADIPVAEEAAMTAELMDQQVVRLYDVGVAGLHRLLGHLEVLQRARVIVVVAGMEGALASVVGGLVSAPVIAVPTSVGYGANFQGLSALLTMLNSCATGVSVVNIDNGFGAGYLAGLINRLGDPA from the coding sequence ATGCAAGAAGAAATGTTAAGAGAATTGTTGCAAGCCGTACAGCGTGGTGAGATGGATATCAACGATGCCATGCAACGCTTACGGCTTCTGCCTTTTGAATCGGTAGGCGGTTTTGCGCATCTGGATCAGCATCGCGCCATTCGTTGTGGATTTCCGGAAGTGGTCTTCGGGCAGGGTAAAACTCCCGAGCAGGTAGTGCAGATTGTCCGCCGCCTTGCCGAACGCAACGATCGCGTCCTGGTGACACGGGTCGCCGCGGAAATGGCACAGGTGGTTCTGGAACAGATCCCTGAAATGGCCTATCACGCTGTGCCGCGCTTGCTTATCCTGAATCGCTCCCCGGATACGCCCAAACGTCCGGGCATTGTGGTGGCAACGGGTGGAACAGCCGATATTCCGGTTGCCGAAGAAGCCGCCATGACCGCCGAATTGATGGATCAACAGGTGGTGCGCCTGTACGATGTCGGTGTTGCCGGGTTGCATCGTCTGCTGGGACATCTGGAAGTGCTCCAGCGGGCGCGGGTGATTGTGGTGGTGGCGGGAATGGAAGGGGCGCTTGCCAGTGTGGTGGGCGGGCTGGTTTCTGCCCCGGTGATTGCCGTGCCTACCAGCGTGGGCTATGGGGCTAATTTTCAGGGGCTTTCAGCCTTGTTGACCATGCTCAATTCCTGCGCGACCGGCGTTTCGGTGGTCAATATTGACAACGGCTTTGGCGCAGGTTACCTGGCTGGATTGATTAACCGGCTGGGAGATCCTGCCTGA
- a CDS encoding radical SAM protein, translated as MVILTRWRGQSLTISTKPNCLTLSLQSGRDTQVYSFDGEGRFWTGIVQNISYRRGLDGKIVAKWQEGNSQRERRWLSQVEAQTLQENARRFCADLLAHLQTGQVLLNPPLDETGWTFLTRAAAFTPERYRQDIDHYHAVYRPVGILPPDQYMAVVLQAAEGCSFNTCTFCNFYRDRPFRIKTPEMFREHMKAVRDFLGEGLSLRRTIFLGDANALVIPMPRLVPLMEAIHEQFDVEQLGGIYAFLDGFSAEKKTPADYARLRELGLQRVYIGMESGNDELLRFLKKPGTAEDVVQAVQAIKRGGVAVGIILLLGAGGHQFSAQHVADSIRALQAMPLDADDLIYFSELVEDEGMQYTRDAYQANLRPLTPEERIAQGEAIEQALSFSEEGGTPHISRYDIREFVY; from the coding sequence ATGGTCATCCTGACACGTTGGCGTGGACAATCGTTGACGATTTCCACCAAACCCAACTGCCTGACTCTGAGTTTGCAATCTGGCAGAGACACGCAGGTATACTCTTTCGACGGCGAAGGGCGTTTCTGGACGGGCATTGTCCAGAACATTTCGTACCGCAGGGGTTTGGATGGCAAAATCGTCGCCAAATGGCAGGAAGGGAACAGCCAGCGTGAGCGGCGTTGGCTGTCTCAAGTCGAAGCCCAAACCTTGCAGGAAAACGCCCGCCGGTTCTGCGCAGACCTGCTCGCCCACCTGCAAACCGGACAGGTTCTTCTCAACCCGCCGCTGGATGAAACCGGCTGGACATTCCTGACCCGTGCCGCGGCGTTCACCCCCGAGCGTTATCGTCAGGATATTGACCATTATCATGCCGTGTATCGTCCAGTAGGCATTCTACCACCTGACCAGTACATGGCAGTGGTTTTGCAAGCCGCTGAAGGGTGTTCATTCAATACCTGCACCTTCTGTAATTTCTACCGTGACCGCCCCTTCCGCATCAAAACCCCCGAAATGTTCCGGGAACACATGAAAGCCGTGCGGGATTTTCTGGGAGAAGGTTTGAGCCTGCGGCGCACCATTTTCCTCGGTGACGCCAATGCACTGGTCATTCCCATGCCGCGCCTTGTCCCGCTCATGGAAGCCATTCATGAACAATTTGATGTCGAACAACTGGGGGGAATCTACGCATTTCTGGACGGTTTCAGCGCCGAAAAGAAAACTCCCGCAGACTATGCCCGCCTGCGGGAGTTGGGACTGCAACGGGTCTATATCGGCATGGAAAGCGGCAATGACGAATTACTGCGCTTCCTGAAAAAACCCGGCACAGCAGAAGATGTGGTACAAGCCGTGCAAGCCATTAAGCGCGGCGGGGTTGCCGTGGGCATCATCCTGCTGCTCGGAGCAGGCGGGCATCAATTTTCTGCTCAGCATGTTGCCGACAGCATCCGCGCTCTCCAAGCCATGCCGCTGGATGCCGACGACCTGATTTACTTCTCCGAACTGGTGGAAGACGAAGGCATGCAATACACCCGGGACGCCTATCAAGCCAACCTTCGTCCACTCACACCGGAAGAGCGCATCGCTCAGGGAGAAGCCATTGAGCAGGCACTTTCATTCAGCGAAGAGGGCGGCACTCCGCACATCAGCCGCTACGACATCCGCGAGTTTGTGTATTGA
- a CDS encoding EamA family transporter, producing MKPEIFALLTAILWGVGGFFEKKGLHLGNLPPTLGITIRTAVALLILGAASFPQWKLLPQAGTKALLYMVIGGGVVAGAAGMLCFYTALKGAPLTRVMPIAFTSPLFGALMGILFAGEPLTLKTILGMALTIGGIVLLTIG from the coding sequence ATGAAACCAGAAATTTTTGCGCTTCTCACAGCCATTCTCTGGGGGGTGGGCGGCTTCTTTGAAAAGAAAGGACTGCATTTGGGTAACCTTCCCCCCACGCTGGGCATCACCATCCGGACAGCCGTGGCTTTGTTGATTCTGGGAGCGGCAAGTTTCCCGCAGTGGAAATTGTTGCCTCAGGCTGGCACGAAAGCCTTGCTCTATATGGTCATTGGCGGCGGCGTGGTCGCCGGGGCGGCAGGCATGTTATGTTTTTATACTGCACTCAAGGGTGCGCCTCTGACGCGGGTGATGCCGATTGCTTTCACCTCGCCGCTCTTTGGGGCGTTGATGGGCATCCTCTTTGCCGGAGAACCACTCACCCTGAAGACGATTTTGGGCATGGCGCTGACCATTGGTGGAATTGTCCTGCTGACAATTGGCTAG
- a CDS encoding aminotransferase class V-fold PLP-dependent enzyme — MTPQNYRSLFSGLDVPVPLLNGKQQVYINLDNAASTPPLKAVEDAIDRFLPYYSSVHRGTGFKSQLSTHAYESARRKVLEFLGAREDEHTCIFGKNTTEMINRLAKRFPFTPERDMVIVSLMEHHSNDLPWRGVAKVLRVGLLSDGRLNEDHFDSLLEQYGSRVALVAISGASNVTGYLNPIHRLAEKAHRVGAQIMVDAAQLAPHRAIAMGVLDDPAHLDYVVLSAHKMYAPFGTGALVGRKDTFSRGEPDHRGGGQVEFVTEDEVEWTGAPERDEAGSPNTIGAVALAAAMSQLERVGMDEVARHEAELTAYALEKLNAIPWVRLFGDRDPARASERLGVLPMQIEGVPHFLVAAVLGYEFGIGVRSGCFCAHPYLLHLLEVSPADAERVRKRILKGDRREMPGMIRASFGLYNTPEEIDAFVEALAAIRRGDYEGVYYQDVATGEYRPENYSIRFEDYFTFES, encoded by the coding sequence ATGACGCCGCAAAACTATCGTTCCCTCTTCTCCGGACTGGATGTTCCGGTACCATTGCTCAACGGAAAACAACAAGTTTATATCAACCTGGATAATGCCGCTTCGACGCCTCCTCTCAAAGCCGTAGAGGATGCAATTGACCGTTTCCTCCCTTATTACAGCAGTGTGCATCGGGGGACGGGATTTAAGAGCCAGTTATCCACCCATGCCTACGAAAGCGCTCGTCGCAAGGTGCTTGAATTTCTGGGAGCAAGAGAAGATGAACATACCTGTATCTTTGGCAAAAACACCACCGAGATGATTAACCGGCTGGCAAAGCGTTTCCCTTTCACTCCTGAACGGGATATGGTCATTGTCAGTCTGATGGAACATCACTCCAACGATTTACCCTGGCGTGGAGTGGCAAAAGTCTTGCGGGTGGGGTTGCTTTCTGACGGAAGACTCAACGAAGACCATTTCGATTCTTTGCTGGAACAGTATGGTTCGCGTGTGGCGCTGGTTGCTATCAGCGGTGCCAGCAATGTGACCGGTTATCTCAATCCTATTCATCGCTTAGCCGAGAAAGCCCATCGGGTGGGAGCGCAGATTATGGTAGATGCGGCACAACTGGCTCCCCATCGCGCTATCGCTATGGGGGTCCTGGACGATCCGGCGCATCTGGATTATGTGGTGCTTTCGGCGCATAAGATGTACGCACCTTTTGGTACAGGTGCGCTGGTCGGACGAAAGGATACTTTCTCTCGCGGTGAGCCGGATCACCGTGGCGGGGGGCAGGTGGAGTTTGTCACCGAAGATGAGGTCGAATGGACGGGCGCCCCGGAGCGTGATGAAGCGGGCAGCCCTAACACTATTGGAGCAGTGGCGCTGGCGGCGGCGATGAGCCAGTTGGAACGGGTAGGTATGGATGAGGTTGCCCGTCACGAAGCCGAGTTGACGGCTTACGCGCTGGAGAAACTCAATGCCATCCCCTGGGTGCGCCTGTTTGGCGATCGTGACCCCGCGCGGGCTTCTGAACGCCTGGGGGTGCTTCCCATGCAAATTGAAGGCGTTCCTCATTTTCTGGTAGCGGCAGTATTGGGGTATGAGTTTGGTATTGGCGTGCGCAGTGGTTGTTTCTGTGCGCATCCTTACCTGCTTCATCTTCTGGAAGTTTCTCCCGCCGATGCTGAGCGGGTACGCAAGCGTATCCTGAAGGGCGACCGCCGCGAAATGCCGGGGATGATTCGCGCTTCTTTTGGGCTGTACAACACCCCCGAAGAGATTGATGCCTTTGTCGAGGCGCTGGCGGCAATCCGCCGGGGGGATTACGAAGGCGTGTACTATCAGGATGTAGCCACGGGAGAATACCGCCCAGAAAACTACTCGATTCGATTTGAAGATTACTTTACATTTGAGAGTTAA
- a CDS encoding IS66 family transposase: MKIILQLPQVKRKKPARPKRCPYCQGETFQRWGVEKRRIEDVKVRHVEVVRYRCTRCRRTFRDYPEGVGNGRHSERLKKLSVILWSLGLSYRRVAGVLRIFGLRLSHMSGWRHVQAEGEKLMGELKWKSVRVVGVDGAWVGGKGVMVAVDLGDGSLLEVAEVDEKDSRALFTWLKRLKEMHDIGAIVSDDLAIYKQLTDELEIGHQVCQFHVRRWVKHALKGLQAELDPAWQGVLEKVEEILRDLPLHGDRLLHRLWKSLPGRSTPPEGKRTPLEKLRDLILRLSRDWQRYVAFYADVGIPWTNNRTEQMIGRLKSRAQQARRYKTTAGLLRGSTVACQFWA; the protein is encoded by the coding sequence ATGAAGATTATACTCCAACTGCCACAGGTAAAACGAAAAAAGCCTGCTCGTCCGAAGCGCTGTCCATATTGTCAGGGGGAGACATTCCAGCGATGGGGAGTGGAGAAAAGGCGCATCGAGGATGTCAAAGTTCGTCATGTCGAGGTGGTGAGGTATCGATGCACACGGTGCAGGCGCACCTTTCGGGACTATCCGGAGGGGGTAGGCAATGGACGGCACAGTGAACGGTTGAAGAAATTGAGTGTGATCCTGTGGTCACTGGGATTGAGTTATCGCAGGGTAGCCGGGGTGTTGAGGATCTTTGGGCTGAGGCTCAGTCATATGAGCGGGTGGCGGCATGTACAGGCAGAGGGGGAAAAGTTGATGGGGGAATTGAAATGGAAAAGCGTGCGGGTGGTGGGGGTAGATGGAGCCTGGGTGGGAGGCAAAGGAGTGATGGTGGCGGTGGATCTGGGAGATGGTAGTCTGCTGGAGGTTGCCGAGGTAGACGAGAAAGACAGCCGGGCTCTGTTCACCTGGCTGAAACGGTTGAAAGAGATGCATGACATCGGCGCCATCGTGAGCGATGATCTGGCGATCTACAAGCAACTGACCGATGAACTGGAGATAGGGCATCAGGTCTGTCAGTTTCATGTGCGGCGCTGGGTAAAGCATGCTTTGAAGGGGTTACAGGCTGAGTTGGATCCAGCCTGGCAGGGGGTGCTTGAAAAGGTCGAGGAAATCCTGCGCGACCTGCCATTGCATGGAGACCGCCTCTTACACCGCCTGTGGAAATCCCTGCCGGGCAGGAGTACACCACCGGAAGGAAAACGCACGCCCCTGGAAAAACTCCGCGACCTGATCCTGCGCTTATCGCGTGATTGGCAACGCTATGTGGCTTTCTATGCTGATGTGGGTATTCCCTGGACCAATAATCGCACGGAACAGATGATTGGCAGGCTCAAGAGCCGCGCCCAGCAAGCCAGGCGATATAAAACCACCGCCGGGTTGCTCCGCGGAAGCACAGTTGCCTGTCAGTTCTGGGCATGA
- the mraZ gene encoding division/cell wall cluster transcriptional repressor MraZ produces MFLGRFEHNLDDKSRIIIPAKYRELIKSGAYVTQGFDRNLMVLTTEVFERVVTYLNELGMTNPDARTLKRLIFSSASPVTFDKLGRFLIPAYLREFARIENHVILVGVGDYFEIWSKEEWLKQESSLQNAEVNEHRFAAFEIHTR; encoded by the coding sequence ATGTTCCTGGGACGATTTGAACACAATCTTGACGATAAGAGCCGCATCATCATCCCGGCAAAGTACCGGGAACTGATTAAGAGCGGCGCATACGTCACCCAGGGGTTTGACCGCAACCTGATGGTGCTCACCACTGAGGTCTTTGAGCGAGTCGTCACATACCTGAACGAACTGGGGATGACCAATCCGGATGCACGCACGCTGAAACGCCTCATTTTCTCTTCAGCCTCCCCGGTGACTTTCGACAAACTGGGGCGTTTCCTCATCCCCGCATACTTGCGGGAATTTGCCCGGATTGAAAATCATGTCATCTTGGTGGGAGTGGGAGATTATTTTGAAATCTGGTCTAAAGAAGAGTGGCTTAAACAAGAGTCCTCGCTACAAAATGCGGAAGTCAACGAACACCGCTTCGCCGCATTTGAGATTCACACGCGATGA
- the rsmH gene encoding 16S rRNA (cytosine(1402)-N(4))-methyltransferase RsmH: protein MSEASVPHRPVLYQEIILALRPHSPGRYVDATVGAGGHAAGILEASSPKGELLGLDPDPQALALASQRLSIFGERVHLVQASYVTLKEQLAVLGWQEVDGIVFDLGVSSMQLDTPERGFSFSAEGKLDMRFDPCQDTTAEDLVNHLPEEELARILWEYGEERYARRIARAIVQARPLHTTRELAELVARIVGGKRERIHPATRTFQALRIAVNRELEAIETVLPQAVECLKAGGRLAVISFHSLEDRLVKHFFRRESRDCLCPPEQPVCTCGHKASLREVTRHPIEASDEEVRENPRARSARLRVAEKIALA, encoded by the coding sequence ATGAGCGAGGCTTCTGTTCCTCATCGTCCTGTACTTTACCAAGAAATTATACTCGCATTACGTCCACACAGTCCCGGCAGGTATGTGGATGCAACGGTTGGCGCGGGGGGTCACGCCGCTGGCATTCTGGAAGCATCCAGTCCCAAAGGTGAACTCTTAGGGCTGGATCCAGATCCCCAGGCGCTGGCACTGGCAAGCCAGCGCCTCTCTATTTTCGGAGAACGGGTGCATCTGGTGCAAGCCTCATACGTGACCCTGAAGGAACAACTGGCAGTTCTGGGATGGCAAGAGGTGGATGGCATTGTATTCGACCTGGGAGTTTCTTCCATGCAGTTGGATACGCCTGAACGGGGATTTTCCTTCAGCGCCGAGGGGAAACTGGATATGCGCTTTGACCCTTGCCAAGACACCACCGCGGAAGACCTGGTTAACCACCTCCCCGAGGAAGAACTGGCGCGCATCCTGTGGGAGTATGGAGAGGAACGTTATGCTCGCAGAATCGCCCGAGCCATTGTTCAAGCCCGCCCGCTCCACACCACCCGTGAACTGGCGGAACTGGTTGCTCGCATTGTAGGCGGCAAACGCGAACGCATCCACCCGGCAACGCGCACCTTTCAAGCCCTGCGCATTGCGGTAAATCGGGAACTGGAAGCCATCGAAACCGTTCTTCCTCAGGCGGTGGAATGTCTGAAAGCAGGCGGGCGGCTGGCAGTGATTTCCTTCCACTCTCTGGAAGACCGGCTGGTCAAACACTTTTTCCGCCGAGAAAGCCGCGACTGCCTTTGTCCACCGGAACAGCCGGTGTGCACCTGTGGACACAAAGCCTCTTTGCGAGAGGTTACCCGTCACCCGATTGAGGCGAGTGACGAGGAAGTTCGGGAAAACCCCCGTGCACGCAGTGCCCGGCTGCGCGTGGCGGAAAAAATTGCTCTGGCATGA
- a CDS encoding peptidoglycan D,D-transpeptidase FtsI family protein, giving the protein MSQQTSFTRYYLIGGILTAVGLFAFIWMIRILSNPQAPVLLEQGETYRIYEQTLYPVRGNIYDRWGNLLAGNLETYELSADLRYAKDHETIATVLATYLNLNYGEVLKLLQENSIGVTEENPRYVTLARFVPADIKAQVENEAKRLEEENKNRRFRKDEIPPSLKGLDWNLMMKRYYPEGSLASNVLGFYAYPQDNPRGYYGLEEKYNDLLTGTPVKVVRSLDPSLVTEVPDLPPGASLVTTIDRNIQRMVEEKLDLAVENTGSLSGTVIVMDPETGEILAMAVSPRFNPNEYWKLEEIFGKKPNVNRAIDTTYEPGSTFKPITMAAALDAGVVEPSTSFIDTGVYYIKGYAIRNWDRGAWGPQDMTGCLRYSLNVCMAWIADQMGTTRFYEYVNRFGFGHLTGIDLAGEASQPYFTPGDQLWSDVNLGTNSFGQGIAVTPIQMITAINALANHGKIVAPHVVKAIVQNNEKYEISPQVIARPIKAETAETISQMLAESLESESYKNAQVAGYRLAGKTGTAEVYDPIHGGYKDGTTNASFVGWGPVDDPRFIIYVWLEEPRSSPWGSMVAAPLFRDIVQNLVILMDLPPDEVRWQIANNP; this is encoded by the coding sequence ATGAGTCAGCAGACCTCTTTTACCCGCTATTATCTGATTGGAGGCATCCTGACAGCAGTCGGGTTGTTTGCTTTTATCTGGATGATTCGGATTCTCTCCAATCCCCAAGCCCCTGTGCTACTCGAACAGGGCGAGACTTACAGAATCTACGAACAAACTTTGTATCCGGTCAGGGGCAACATCTACGACCGTTGGGGAAACCTGCTGGCAGGGAATCTGGAAACCTATGAACTGAGCGCCGATCTCCGCTACGCCAAGGATCACGAAACCATTGCAACGGTGCTTGCCACCTATCTGAATTTGAATTATGGTGAAGTCCTTAAACTCTTACAGGAAAATTCTATCGGGGTAACCGAGGAAAACCCCCGGTATGTGACCCTGGCACGGTTCGTACCTGCCGATATCAAAGCCCAGGTGGAGAACGAAGCGAAACGCCTTGAAGAGGAAAACAAAAACCGTCGCTTTCGAAAAGACGAGATTCCCCCCAGTCTGAAGGGATTAGATTGGAATTTGATGATGAAACGCTACTACCCGGAGGGATCTCTTGCCAGTAACGTACTGGGGTTCTACGCCTATCCTCAGGACAATCCTAGAGGATACTACGGTCTGGAAGAAAAGTACAACGACCTGCTGACAGGTACACCTGTCAAGGTAGTGCGCTCTCTAGATCCTTCTTTGGTCACCGAAGTACCTGATTTGCCTCCCGGCGCCAGCCTGGTGACCACCATCGACCGGAACATTCAACGCATGGTTGAAGAGAAACTGGACCTCGCCGTAGAAAATACAGGCTCCCTCTCAGGGACGGTGATCGTCATGGACCCCGAAACAGGGGAAATTCTGGCAATGGCTGTCTCGCCGCGCTTCAATCCGAATGAATACTGGAAACTTGAGGAAATTTTCGGAAAAAAGCCGAATGTCAATCGCGCTATTGACACCACCTATGAGCCGGGCTCAACCTTCAAACCCATCACCATGGCAGCAGCACTGGATGCAGGCGTAGTCGAACCCTCAACCAGTTTTATTGATACAGGGGTCTATTACATCAAAGGATATGCCATTCGCAACTGGGACCGGGGTGCATGGGGACCGCAGGACATGACCGGGTGTTTACGCTACTCCCTGAATGTGTGCATGGCATGGATTGCCGACCAGATGGGAACAACCCGCTTCTATGAATACGTCAACCGTTTCGGATTTGGGCATCTCACAGGCATTGATCTGGCGGGAGAGGCTTCGCAACCTTACTTTACTCCGGGTGATCAACTCTGGAGCGACGTCAACCTGGGCACCAATTCCTTTGGACAGGGTATTGCCGTCACCCCAATCCAGATGATTACCGCTATCAACGCGCTGGCAAACCATGGAAAAATCGTAGCCCCTCATGTGGTCAAAGCCATTGTGCAGAACAACGAAAAATATGAAATCAGCCCTCAGGTGATTGCGCGTCCTATCAAAGCCGAAACCGCCGAAACCATCTCCCAAATGCTGGCAGAGTCTCTGGAAAGCGAAAGTTACAAAAATGCTCAGGTTGCCGGGTATCGTCTGGCAGGAAAGACCGGCACTGCTGAAGTGTATGACCCTATTCACGGGGGGTATAAAGATGGCACAACCAATGCCTCTTTCGTCGGCTGGGGTCCCGTGGATGACCCGCGGTTTATCATCTACGTCTGGCTGGAAGAACCGCGTTCGTCTCCATGGGGGTCGATGGTTGCCGCACCGCTCTTCAGAGATATTGTGCAGAATTTAGTCATATTGATGGACCTTCCCCCCGATGAAGTGCGCTGGCAAATTGCCAACAATCCGTAG
- a CDS encoding UDP-N-acetylmuramoyl-tripeptide--D-alanyl-D-alanine ligase, whose amino-acid sequence MLTLTDVLEALTGKHIDMQKPLTFSEAAIDSRQVIPGSLFVALPGVRTDGHQFVGAAFQNGAILALVEKDLPQDFPTLDLRAVSPETPLAFPASWIPGQPLCLRVNNTLEALQQLARYWRRRLNIRVIGITGSVGKSTTKELIAEVLSQRYRTLKNPGNLNNEIGLPLTLLRLGKGHERAVLEMGFYVPGEIALLCDIAQPQVGVITNIGTVHAERAGSQEAIARGKSELVQALPVGGYAILNHDDPWVRWMADKTQAQILYYGLTPEAHLWADEIETMGLEGIRFRLHYRRESFSVRVPLIGHHSVQTALRATAVGIVEGLTWGEIIHGLQRSPTQLRLVAVRSSSGALILDDTYNASPESTLASLQILHEMKGRRIAVLGDMLELGPYEQSGHEKVGVRAAEVADVLVAVGELSKIIARAAREAGMKPEKIFWVPDTSQAIEVLRPLLKEGDVVLIKGSHGLRMDRIVSALEVVG is encoded by the coding sequence GTGTTGACCCTGACGGACGTTCTGGAAGCCCTGACCGGCAAGCATATAGACATGCAAAAGCCCCTCACCTTCAGTGAGGCGGCAATTGATTCCCGTCAGGTCATCCCGGGGTCTTTGTTTGTGGCGCTTCCGGGAGTGCGCACCGATGGGCATCAATTTGTCGGTGCAGCATTCCAGAACGGTGCAATCCTGGCGCTGGTGGAGAAAGACCTCCCTCAAGACTTTCCTACCCTTGATTTGAGAGCCGTTTCTCCGGAAACCCCCCTGGCCTTCCCGGCTTCGTGGATTCCCGGACAACCGCTTTGCCTGCGCGTGAACAACACGCTTGAAGCACTGCAACAACTGGCACGTTACTGGCGCAGACGCCTGAATATCCGGGTCATCGGCATTACCGGCAGTGTGGGAAAATCCACAACCAAGGAATTGATTGCCGAGGTGCTTTCTCAGCGCTACCGCACTTTGAAAAATCCGGGCAACCTGAATAATGAAATCGGGTTACCGCTGACCCTGTTGCGGCTTGGCAAAGGCCATGAACGTGCCGTACTTGAAATGGGTTTCTACGTGCCTGGAGAAATTGCCCTGCTGTGCGACATTGCCCAACCTCAGGTCGGGGTCATTACCAATATCGGCACCGTGCATGCCGAACGAGCAGGCTCCCAAGAAGCCATTGCGCGAGGAAAATCAGAACTGGTGCAAGCCCTGCCTGTGGGTGGATACGCCATCCTGAACCATGACGACCCATGGGTGCGCTGGATGGCAGATAAAACCCAAGCCCAGATCCTGTATTACGGGTTGACACCCGAAGCGCATCTGTGGGCAGATGAAATCGAAACCATGGGCTTGGAAGGCATTCGCTTCCGCCTGCATTACCGACGGGAGTCTTTCTCGGTGCGGGTGCCTTTGATTGGCCATCACTCGGTACAAACTGCATTGCGGGCTACCGCGGTAGGAATCGTGGAAGGGTTAACCTGGGGAGAAATTATCCACGGGCTTCAACGCTCTCCCACGCAACTGCGCCTGGTAGCCGTGCGCTCTTCCAGCGGTGCACTGATTCTGGATGACACTTATAACGCTTCTCCGGAGTCGACCCTGGCATCTCTGCAAATCCTCCACGAGATGAAGGGAAGACGCATTGCCGTGTTGGGAGACATGCTGGAACTGGGTCCATATGAACAGAGCGGGCATGAGAAAGTCGGTGTGCGTGCCGCCGAAGTTGCCGATGTGTTGGTGGCTGTAGGGGAATTGAGTAAAATCATTGCTCGAGCCGCCCGGGAAGCCGGAATGAAACCCGAGAAGATTTTCTGGGTTCCCGATACTTCTCAGGCAATTGAAGTGCTCAGACCCCTACTCAAGGAAGGAGATGTTGTCTTGATTAAAGGCTCGCACGGTTTACGCATGGACCGCATCGTCAGCGCGCTGGAGGTGGTAGGATGA
- the mraY gene encoding phospho-N-acetylmuramoyl-pentapeptide-transferase, with protein MSDSTLAIALSMLSFMLTVIWGSPLLRILHHFRIGKIIRVEGPAHHMTKMGTPTMGGVLFILPVVLLTVLLNAASLLGLNVLGRSVLLPVLVLLSYGVLGAVDDWEGIRGPRRGLGMRARTKFLLQVVLAFIIAFALKYILEVPELYWPPLDEPISLGWLYIPIAMFLIVGASNAVNFTDGLDGLAGLISATAFAAYGAIALFQGQVFLARFCFTVVGALFGFLWFNVHPAQLYMGDTGSLPLGAVLAVVALMTGQWLLLPLIAIIPVSEAVSVIIQTTYFKITKGKRFFKMAPIHHHFELLGWSETQVVQRFWLVNLLFALLGIAFALV; from the coding sequence ATGAGCGATTCCACGCTGGCGATTGCGCTCTCCATGCTCTCGTTCATGCTTACCGTGATTTGGGGAAGCCCGCTTCTGCGCATCCTCCATCATTTCCGCATCGGCAAAATCATTCGGGTGGAAGGTCCAGCACACCACATGACCAAGATGGGCACACCCACCATGGGCGGTGTGCTCTTCATCCTGCCGGTGGTGCTGCTGACGGTGTTGTTAAATGCCGCTTCCCTGTTGGGATTGAACGTGTTGGGGCGCTCGGTGCTGCTGCCGGTGCTTGTGTTGCTTTCTTACGGTGTCCTCGGCGCAGTGGATGACTGGGAAGGCATCCGCGGTCCTCGCCGTGGGTTGGGCATGCGGGCGCGCACCAAATTCCTGCTTCAGGTGGTGCTGGCGTTCATTATCGCCTTTGCCTTGAAATACATTCTGGAAGTTCCCGAACTGTACTGGCCCCCGCTGGATGAGCCTATCTCGCTGGGCTGGCTGTACATTCCCATTGCCATGTTCCTCATCGTAGGAGCATCCAATGCAGTCAACTTTACCGACGGGTTAGACGGGCTGGCGGGACTGATTTCCGCCACCGCGTTCGCTGCATATGGGGCAATTGCCCTCTTCCAGGGGCAGGTCTTCCTGGCGCGCTTCTGCTTTACCGTGGTGGGAGCGCTCTTCGGCTTTCTGTGGTTCAATGTCCACCCTGCGCAACTGTACATGGGTGACACTGGCTCGTTGCCTTTAGGGGCAGTGCTTGCGGTGGTGGCTCTGATGACCGGACAGTGGCTGTTGCTCCCGCTCATCGCGATCATCCCTGTGAGCGAAGCGGTGAGTGTCATCATTCAAACCACCTACTTCAAGATCACCAAAGGAAAGCGCTTTTTCAAAATGGCGCCCATTCATCATCATTTTGAACTGTTGGGCTGGAGCGAAACGCAGGTAGTGCAACGCTTCTGGCTGGTCAATCTGCTCTTTGCCCTGCTGGGCATTGCATTTGCACTGGTGTAA